A single genomic interval of Saccharothrix saharensis harbors:
- a CDS encoding PLP-dependent aminotransferase family protein, whose amino-acid sequence MAETALAVVLDRESAEPLAVQLADALRAAAADGRLRSGDRLPSTRALAERLGVSRTVTAAAYEQLHAEGWIAGRHGSGTYVTTTPPGALKARTRRAAAPVTPVDVVDLAPGAPWAEGLDRAAWRRAWRAAADVQPMFRPARGGLPEYRAVVAEHLLRHRGLAVRGGLREELVLATGGTTAALVELGSAVLRPGDAVAVEEPGYQRAVWALRSAGVKVVQAPVDAEGLLVEAVPPGVRGVYCSPAHQYPMGGRMSAARRVALVERARAEGWLVVEDDYDGELRYDVAPLPLLAALAPDVVVHLGTTSKILTPTLGAGWMVAPEPIAAEVMAHRDRTGTSPSAAGQRVLVELARNGDLGRHLRKLRRELSERRALLSAAFGEAGIPVLGDDAGAHIVVPLPSAQAERDVLAEALDLGLRLDGLARHHAGRPKVHGAAIGYSACSRDQLTAAIPTLLRLLHPS is encoded by the coding sequence GTGGCGGAGACGGCGTTGGCGGTGGTGTTGGACCGCGAGTCGGCCGAACCGCTGGCCGTGCAGCTCGCGGACGCCCTGCGCGCGGCGGCGGCCGACGGCCGGCTGCGCAGCGGTGACCGGCTGCCCTCGACCCGGGCGCTGGCCGAACGGCTCGGCGTGAGCCGGACCGTGACAGCGGCAGCATACGAGCAGCTGCACGCCGAGGGCTGGATCGCGGGACGGCACGGTTCCGGGACGTACGTGACGACGACCCCTCCGGGTGCGTTGAAGGCGCGGACCCGGCGTGCGGCGGCTCCCGTGACGCCGGTGGACGTGGTGGACCTCGCGCCCGGCGCGCCGTGGGCCGAGGGGTTGGACCGGGCGGCGTGGCGGCGGGCGTGGCGCGCGGCGGCGGACGTGCAGCCGATGTTCCGGCCGGCCCGGGGCGGGTTGCCGGAGTACCGGGCGGTGGTGGCCGAGCACCTGTTGCGGCACCGCGGGCTGGCGGTGCGGGGCGGGTTGCGCGAGGAGCTGGTGCTGGCGACCGGGGGGACGACGGCGGCGTTGGTGGAGCTGGGGTCGGCCGTGCTGCGGCCCGGTGACGCCGTGGCGGTGGAGGAGCCGGGGTACCAGCGGGCGGTGTGGGCGTTGCGGTCGGCCGGGGTGAAGGTCGTGCAGGCGCCCGTGGACGCCGAGGGGCTGCTGGTGGAGGCCGTGCCGCCGGGCGTGCGCGGGGTGTACTGCTCGCCGGCGCACCAGTACCCGATGGGCGGGCGGATGTCGGCGGCGCGGCGGGTGGCGCTGGTGGAGCGGGCGCGCGCGGAGGGGTGGCTGGTCGTCGAGGACGACTACGACGGCGAGCTGCGGTACGACGTCGCGCCGCTGCCGTTGCTGGCGGCGTTGGCGCCGGACGTGGTGGTGCACCTGGGCACCACGAGCAAGATCCTCACGCCGACGCTCGGCGCGGGGTGGATGGTCGCGCCCGAGCCGATCGCGGCGGAGGTGATGGCGCACCGCGACCGGACCGGCACCAGCCCGTCCGCGGCGGGGCAGCGGGTGCTGGTGGAGCTGGCGCGCAACGGCGACCTCGGCCGGCACCTGCGCAAGCTGCGGCGTGAGCTGTCGGAGCGCCGCGCCCTGCTGTCGGCGGCGTTCGGCGAGGCGGGCATCCCGGTGCTCGGCGACGACGCGGGCGCGCACATCGTCGTGCCGCTGCCGTCCGCGCAGGCGGAGCGGGACGTGCTGGCCGAGGCGCTCGACCTCGGGCTGCGCCTGGACGGCCTGGCCCGCCACCACGCCGGCCGGCCGAAGGTGCACGGCGCCGCGATCGGCTACAGCGCCTGCTCGCGTGACCAGCTGACCGCCGCCATCCCCACCCTGCTGCGCCTCCTCCACCCGTCCTGA
- a CDS encoding uracil-DNA glycosylase, producing MARPLEEIMEAGWAAALAPVADRIAAMGEFLRAEVAAGRTYLPAGENVLRAFQQPFHSVRVLIVGQDPYPTPGHAVGLSFSVSPETRPIPKSLVNIYTEYASDLGHPKPSTGDLTPWTERGVLLLNRALTVQPGKSNSHRNKGWEPVTEQAIKALAERDAPLVAILWGSQARALKPLLGADRCVESVHPSPLSAAGGFFGSRPFSKANELLVKQGAEPIDWKLP from the coding sequence GTGGCACGTCCGCTTGAGGAGATCATGGAAGCCGGCTGGGCCGCGGCACTCGCGCCCGTGGCCGATCGCATCGCCGCGATGGGCGAGTTCCTGCGGGCGGAGGTCGCCGCCGGGCGCACCTACCTGCCCGCCGGGGAGAACGTGCTGCGGGCGTTCCAGCAGCCGTTCCACTCGGTCCGGGTGCTGATCGTCGGCCAGGACCCCTACCCCACGCCGGGGCACGCGGTCGGGTTGAGCTTCTCCGTCTCGCCGGAGACGCGGCCGATCCCGAAGAGCCTCGTCAACATCTACACCGAGTACGCGTCCGACCTCGGGCACCCCAAGCCGTCCACCGGCGACCTGACCCCGTGGACCGAACGGGGCGTGCTGCTGCTCAACCGCGCGCTGACGGTCCAGCCGGGCAAGTCGAACTCCCACCGCAACAAGGGCTGGGAGCCGGTGACCGAGCAGGCGATCAAGGCGCTGGCCGAGCGGGACGCGCCGCTGGTCGCGATCCTGTGGGGCAGCCAGGCGCGCGCCCTCAAGCCGCTGCTGGGCGCCGACCGCTGCGTCGAGTCGGTCCACCCGAGCCCGCTGTCCGCGGCGGGCGGCTTCTTCGGCTCCCGGCCGTTCAGCAAGGCCAACGAGCTGCTGGTGAAGCAGGGCGCCGAGCCGATCGACTGGAAGCTGCCCTAG
- a CDS encoding pyridoxamine 5'-phosphate oxidase family protein gives MTLSPTDRSTIKRGRNRAVTEREALHAVLDAALVCHLAVVVDGAPLVLPTGYGRDGDTLYLHGSTGARSLREAATGVPVCVGVTLVDGVVYARSVFDHSMNYRAAVIHGTAVPVTDPDAKRHALRVLTEHIAPGSWDYARPPTPKELAATAVLSLDLAEASVKIRSGPPGDEPEDVEANAKWAGVLPLRTVWGEPEPDPALVGDWDVPPHVTART, from the coding sequence ATGACGCTGTCACCGACGGACCGCAGCACCATCAAGCGGGGCCGCAACCGGGCCGTGACCGAACGCGAGGCGCTGCACGCGGTCCTCGACGCCGCCCTCGTCTGCCACCTGGCGGTCGTCGTGGACGGCGCGCCGCTCGTGCTGCCCACGGGCTACGGGCGCGACGGCGACACGCTCTACCTGCACGGCTCCACCGGCGCGCGCAGCCTCCGCGAAGCCGCGACCGGCGTGCCCGTGTGCGTCGGCGTCACGCTCGTGGACGGCGTCGTCTACGCCCGCTCGGTGTTCGACCACTCGATGAACTACCGCGCCGCCGTCATCCACGGCACCGCCGTCCCCGTCACCGACCCCGACGCCAAGCGGCACGCCCTGCGCGTGCTCACCGAGCACATCGCGCCCGGCTCGTGGGACTACGCCCGACCGCCCACGCCCAAGGAGCTGGCCGCCACCGCCGTGCTCTCCCTCGACCTCGCCGAGGCGTCGGTGAAGATCCGCAGCGGCCCGCCCGGCGACGAGCCCGAGGACGTCGAGGCCAACGCGAAGTGGGCGGGCGTGCTGCCCCTGCGCACGGTGTGGGGCGAGCCCGAGCCGGACCCGGCGCTGGTCGGCGACTGGGACGTGCCGCCGCACGTCACCGCGCGGACGTAG
- a CDS encoding gamma carbonic anhydrase family protein: MAIYALGDFEPVIHPDAYVHPDATVIGDVRIDAHASVWPQAVLRGDYGRIEVGERTSIQDGTVVHCTEVHPTLIGAECVVGHNVHIEGATIADRCLIASGSVVLNGSVVETGAIVGAGAVVSFEGHVPARSMALGVPARVREGYVVPDGAWQFAVDKYVNNILLYRKELRRLD, encoded by the coding sequence GTGGCGATCTACGCGTTGGGCGACTTCGAGCCGGTGATCCACCCGGACGCCTACGTGCACCCCGACGCGACGGTGATCGGCGACGTGCGGATCGACGCGCACGCCTCGGTGTGGCCGCAGGCCGTGCTGCGCGGCGACTACGGGCGCATCGAGGTCGGCGAGCGGACGTCGATCCAGGACGGCACGGTCGTGCACTGCACCGAGGTGCACCCGACGCTCATCGGCGCGGAATGCGTCGTCGGGCACAACGTGCACATCGAGGGCGCGACCATCGCCGACCGGTGCCTGATCGCCTCGGGATCGGTGGTGCTCAACGGGTCCGTGGTCGAGACCGGCGCGATCGTCGGCGCGGGCGCGGTGGTGTCGTTCGAGGGGCACGTGCCGGCGCGGTCGATGGCGCTCGGCGTGCCCGCCCGCGTGCGCGAGGGCTACGTCGTGCCGGACGGCGCGTGGCAGTTCGCGGTGGACAAGTACGTGAACAACATCTTGCTGTACCGCAAGGAACTGCGGCGACTGGACTGA
- a CDS encoding thiamine-phosphate kinase, producing MRPEPPRNADTVAEVGEFGLIRRVTAGRTQPPTTLLGPGDDAAVVAAPDGRVVVSTDVLVEGVHFRLDWSSPEQVGRKAAAVNLADVVAMGAMPTALLIGLACPSDTPSAVVEGITAGLWQEATVAGAGVVGGDMVSSATLVISVTAMGDMGGLEPITRSGAQVGDVVAVCGRLGWAAGGLAVLQRGFRSPVAVVGAQRNPEPPYAAGPQAAAAGATAMIDVSDGLLADLGHIADESGIGIDIRTELLEVHPRLIDVAAALGADARHWALTGGEDHALAATFPEPGAVPEGWRTIGTVRHGSGVTVDGRAYEKPPGWEHWR from the coding sequence TTGCGTCCGGAGCCGCCGCGCAACGCGGACACGGTCGCTGAGGTGGGTGAGTTCGGTCTCATCCGCCGGGTGACGGCAGGTCGGACGCAGCCGCCCACCACCCTGCTCGGGCCGGGTGACGACGCGGCTGTCGTCGCGGCGCCCGACGGTCGCGTGGTGGTGTCCACCGACGTGCTGGTCGAGGGTGTCCACTTCAGACTCGACTGGTCGTCTCCCGAGCAGGTGGGGCGCAAGGCGGCGGCCGTGAACCTGGCCGACGTGGTGGCCATGGGCGCGATGCCGACGGCCCTGCTGATCGGCCTCGCGTGCCCGTCCGACACCCCCTCCGCCGTGGTCGAGGGGATCACCGCCGGGCTGTGGCAGGAGGCGACCGTCGCGGGGGCCGGCGTGGTGGGTGGCGACATGGTGTCGTCCGCGACACTGGTGATCTCCGTTACGGCCATGGGGGACATGGGCGGACTGGAGCCCATCACCCGTTCAGGTGCTCAAGTGGGTGATGTCGTCGCGGTGTGCGGCCGGCTCGGCTGGGCAGCGGGCGGACTGGCCGTGCTGCAGCGCGGTTTCCGGTCGCCGGTGGCGGTCGTCGGCGCGCAGCGGAACCCCGAACCCCCTTACGCCGCCGGGCCGCAAGCCGCGGCGGCGGGCGCCACGGCGATGATCGACGTGTCGGACGGCCTGCTGGCCGACCTCGGCCACATCGCGGACGAGTCCGGCATCGGCATCGACATCCGCACCGAGCTGCTGGAGGTGCACCCGCGGCTGATCGACGTGGCCGCGGCGCTCGGTGCGGACGCCCGGCACTGGGCGCTGACCGGTGGCGAGGACCACGCGCTGGCGGCCACGTTCCCGGAGCCGGGGGCCGTGCCCGAGGGGTGGCGCACCATCGGCACGGTCCGGCACGGCAGCGGTGTGACCGTCGACGGGCGCGCGTACGAGAAACCCCCTGGCTGGGAGCACTGGCGGTAG
- a CDS encoding DUF3515 domain-containing protein, protein MAPQPSPAPPLPRPLLIVAVGLTALLVAGVVAAGLLAGGEEPPAADTRPVALVPVPAPEAGSDECGALLGGLPAQLVSNGSPLPRRELAAPAPAGAVAWSDGLREPVVLRCGLDRPRDLTPTSQLRVISDVQWLEVSEGGSATWYVVDRPVYVALTVPSDAGTGPLQDVSAAVRDRLAKGPVDTTG, encoded by the coding sequence GTGGCACCGCAACCGTCACCCGCCCCGCCGCTGCCCCGACCGCTGCTGATCGTGGCCGTCGGGCTCACCGCGCTGCTCGTGGCGGGCGTGGTGGCCGCGGGTCTGCTCGCCGGCGGCGAGGAACCGCCGGCCGCCGACACCCGGCCCGTGGCGCTCGTGCCGGTGCCCGCGCCGGAGGCCGGGTCGGACGAGTGCGGGGCGCTGCTGGGCGGGCTGCCCGCGCAACTGGTGTCCAACGGCTCCCCGTTGCCGCGCCGCGAGCTCGCCGCGCCCGCTCCCGCCGGGGCGGTGGCGTGGAGCGACGGGCTGCGCGAACCCGTCGTGCTGCGGTGCGGGCTGGACCGTCCGCGTGACCTCACCCCGACCTCCCAGCTGCGGGTGATCTCGGACGTGCAGTGGCTGGAGGTGTCCGAGGGCGGTTCGGCCACCTGGTACGTGGTGGACCGGCCGGTGTACGTGGCGCTGACCGTGCCGTCGGACGCGGGCACGGGGCCCCTGCAGGACGTCTCCGCCGCGGTGCGGGACAGGCTCGCCAAGGGCCCCGTGGACACCACGGGCTAG
- a CDS encoding Lrp/AsnC family transcriptional regulator: protein MVHAYILIQTEVGKAAAVAAEISGIPGVATAEDVTGPYDVIVRAEADTVDQLGQLVVARIQNVEGITRTLTCPVVHL from the coding sequence GTGGTGCACGCATACATCCTCATCCAGACCGAGGTCGGGAAGGCAGCCGCCGTTGCGGCGGAGATCTCCGGCATCCCCGGTGTGGCCACCGCGGAGGACGTCACCGGCCCGTACGACGTCATCGTCCGCGCCGAGGCCGACACCGTCGACCAGTTGGGCCAACTCGTGGTCGCCCGCATCCAGAACGTCGAGGGCATCACCCGAACGCTGACCTGCCCGGTGGTCCACCTGTAG
- a CDS encoding D-alanine--D-alanine ligase family protein, translated as MTQRKTKVAVVFGGRSSEHMVSCLSAGSVLPHLDRDRFDVVPVGITETGAWVIGADDTKALEVRDRQLPTVNALVPVSGNELVPVAPTEVLADVEVVFPVLHGAWGEDGTIQGLLELADIPYVGPGVLASAVAMDKEFTKRLLQGAGLPVGEFAVLRRDQETLTEADRERLGLPVFVKPARAGSSVGISKVVDWAHLDSAIALARKTDPKVIVEAAVSGREVECGVLEFPDGRVEASLPAELRIVGGEVDWYDFDAKYLDDVCEFDIPAKLDEHVTRDLREMAVAAFRALDCQGLARVDFFVTDYDELVVNEVNTMPGFTPISMYPRMWAETGVAYPALLTTLIETALARGTGLR; from the coding sequence ATGACACAGCGCAAGACCAAGGTCGCCGTGGTGTTCGGCGGGCGCAGCAGCGAGCACATGGTCTCCTGCCTGTCCGCCGGCAGTGTCCTGCCCCACCTGGACCGGGACCGGTTCGACGTCGTGCCGGTGGGCATCACGGAAACGGGCGCGTGGGTGATCGGCGCCGACGACACCAAGGCGCTCGAAGTGCGGGACCGGCAGCTGCCCACCGTCAACGCGCTGGTCCCGGTGTCCGGCAACGAACTGGTGCCGGTGGCACCCACCGAGGTGCTGGCCGACGTGGAGGTCGTGTTCCCCGTGCTGCACGGCGCGTGGGGCGAGGACGGCACCATCCAGGGCCTGCTGGAGCTCGCCGACATCCCGTACGTGGGACCGGGCGTGCTGGCCAGCGCGGTGGCCATGGACAAGGAGTTCACCAAGCGCCTGCTCCAGGGCGCGGGCCTGCCGGTCGGCGAGTTCGCCGTGCTGCGGCGCGACCAGGAGACGCTGACCGAGGCCGACCGGGAACGCCTGGGGCTGCCCGTCTTCGTCAAGCCCGCCCGCGCCGGCTCGTCCGTGGGCATCTCGAAGGTCGTGGACTGGGCCCACCTGGACAGCGCGATCGCGTTGGCCCGCAAGACCGACCCGAAGGTCATCGTCGAGGCCGCCGTCTCCGGCCGCGAGGTCGAGTGCGGCGTGCTGGAGTTCCCCGACGGCCGCGTGGAGGCGTCGCTGCCCGCCGAGCTGCGCATCGTCGGCGGCGAGGTCGACTGGTACGACTTCGACGCCAAGTACCTCGACGACGTCTGCGAGTTCGACATCCCCGCCAAGCTGGACGAGCACGTCACGCGCGACCTGCGCGAGATGGCCGTCGCCGCGTTCCGCGCGCTGGACTGCCAGGGCCTGGCCCGGGTCGACTTCTTCGTCACCGACTACGACGAGCTCGTGGTCAACGAGGTCAACACGATGCCCGGCTTCACGCCGATCTCGATGTACCCGCGGATGTGGGCCGAGACGGGCGTGGCCTACCCGGCGCTGCTGACCACGCTGATCGAGACCGCGCTGGCCCGCGGCACGGGCCTGCGCTGA
- a CDS encoding GNAT family N-acetyltransferase → MKLIADLQQVYVDRYGEVDVTPVDPAEFAAPLGHFVVGYVDGGPVACGGWRAHDVAEHSLRPGDAEIKRMYVVEAMRGGGLARVVLASLETAARAAGRKRMVLETGLRQPEAIGLYRSNGYARIDNFGVYRHHPESLCFAKDL, encoded by the coding sequence GTGAAGCTGATCGCCGACCTCCAGCAGGTCTACGTGGACCGCTACGGCGAGGTCGACGTCACGCCGGTCGACCCGGCGGAGTTCGCCGCGCCGCTGGGGCACTTCGTGGTCGGCTACGTCGACGGCGGTCCCGTGGCGTGCGGCGGGTGGCGCGCCCACGACGTGGCCGAGCACTCGTTGCGCCCCGGCGACGCCGAGATCAAGCGCATGTACGTGGTGGAGGCCATGCGCGGCGGCGGGCTCGCGCGGGTCGTGCTGGCGTCGCTGGAGACGGCGGCGCGCGCGGCCGGGCGCAAGCGGATGGTGCTGGAGACCGGGTTGCGCCAACCGGAGGCCATCGGGCTCTACCGGTCCAATGGATACGCGCGCATCGACAACTTCGGCGTCTACCGGCATCATCCGGAAAGCCTTTGCTTCGCGAAGGATCTCTGA
- the rpmB gene encoding 50S ribosomal protein L28 — protein MAAVCDVCGKGPGFGKSVSHSHRRTNRRWNPNIQTVRAKVSSSTRQRLNVCTSCLKAGKVVRG, from the coding sequence GTGGCTGCCGTGTGCGACGTCTGTGGCAAGGGGCCGGGCTTCGGCAAGTCGGTCTCGCACTCCCACCGGCGCACCAACCGCCGGTGGAACCCGAACATTCAGACCGTGCGCGCGAAGGTTTCCTCTTCGACGCGGCAGCGGCTGAACGTGTGCACCTCGTGCCTGAAGGCGGGCAAGGTGGTGCGCGGCTGA
- a CDS encoding DAK2 domain-containing protein: MQALDAVAVRQWADACVRSLDANREDIDRINVFPVPDGDTGTNLLQTMRSALDALLRTPVDTVGAALGALARGALAGARGNSGVILSQVLRGLAEAAHGASTATGASLRRALWRADELATAAVSEPVPGTVLSVLRAAAEAARDCPSDELDEVVTVAAKAGAEALADTPRHLAVLARAGVVDAGGRGLVVLLDTLAAVITGRAVEEVAAVRTVPRDSLTTAREAGSSEFEYEVMYLLDGSPDVDVLKDELMAIGDCVSVVGDGAGLWTVHVHCNDIGAAVEAGIRAGRPHRVTVARFADQIAAQAPRFVRDRAIVVLVEGEGVAELFRSEGAVVFEPGERVTAADLLAVVVSTRARQVTVLPGDPTWREPLDDAVAQAVAAGQDVVVVPTFSPVQALAALAVHSPSRRAGDDVVAMAEAAAATRRGEVAVSDREAITWVGRCRPGDLLGMVDGEVVVIEPGGADVGAVACRLVDRMLASGGELVTVLLGRAAPDGVERVLEDHLRVAHPEVELAAYPGGQRDALLVVGVE, encoded by the coding sequence ATGCAGGCTCTCGATGCGGTCGCGGTGCGCCAGTGGGCGGACGCCTGTGTCCGGTCCCTGGACGCGAACCGCGAGGACATCGACCGCATCAACGTGTTCCCCGTGCCCGACGGCGACACCGGGACCAACCTCCTCCAGACGATGCGCTCGGCGCTGGACGCGCTGCTCAGGACACCCGTGGACACCGTCGGGGCGGCGTTGGGCGCGCTCGCGCGCGGCGCGCTGGCGGGTGCGCGCGGCAACTCCGGGGTGATCCTCTCCCAGGTGCTGCGCGGCCTGGCGGAGGCGGCGCACGGCGCCTCCACGGCGACCGGCGCGTCGCTGCGGCGGGCGTTGTGGCGCGCCGACGAACTGGCCACCGCCGCGGTGTCGGAGCCGGTGCCCGGCACGGTGCTGTCCGTGCTGCGCGCGGCGGCCGAGGCGGCCCGCGACTGCCCGTCCGACGAGCTGGACGAGGTCGTCACGGTCGCGGCGAAGGCCGGGGCCGAGGCGCTGGCCGACACGCCCCGCCACCTGGCCGTGCTGGCCCGGGCCGGTGTGGTCGACGCGGGCGGGCGCGGACTGGTCGTGCTGCTGGACACGTTGGCGGCGGTGATCACCGGACGGGCGGTCGAGGAGGTCGCGGCGGTCCGCACCGTGCCGCGCGACTCGCTCACCACCGCCCGCGAGGCCGGGTCGTCGGAGTTCGAGTACGAGGTCATGTACCTGCTGGACGGCTCGCCGGACGTGGACGTGCTCAAGGACGAGCTGATGGCCATCGGCGACTGCGTGTCCGTGGTCGGCGACGGCGCGGGCCTGTGGACCGTGCACGTGCACTGCAACGACATCGGCGCGGCGGTCGAGGCGGGCATCCGGGCGGGCCGGCCGCACCGCGTCACGGTCGCCCGGTTCGCCGACCAGATCGCCGCCCAGGCGCCCCGGTTCGTGCGCGACCGGGCCATCGTCGTGCTGGTCGAGGGCGAGGGCGTGGCCGAGCTGTTCCGGTCCGAGGGCGCGGTGGTGTTCGAGCCGGGCGAGCGGGTGACGGCGGCCGACCTGCTGGCCGTGGTGGTGAGCACGCGGGCGCGGCAGGTGACCGTGCTGCCGGGCGACCCGACCTGGCGCGAGCCGCTGGACGACGCCGTCGCGCAAGCCGTCGCCGCGGGTCAGGACGTCGTGGTCGTGCCGACGTTCTCCCCGGTGCAGGCGCTGGCCGCGCTGGCCGTGCACTCGCCGTCCCGGCGCGCGGGTGACGACGTGGTCGCGATGGCCGAGGCCGCGGCGGCGACCCGGCGCGGTGAGGTGGCCGTGTCGGACCGGGAGGCGATCACCTGGGTCGGCCGGTGCCGTCCCGGCGACCTGCTCGGCATGGTGGACGGCGAGGTCGTGGTCATCGAGCCCGGTGGCGCGGACGTGGGCGCGGTGGCGTGCCGGCTCGTCGACCGGATGCTCGCCAGCGGCGGTGAGCTGGTCACCGTGCTGCTGGGCCGGGCTGCCCCGGACGGGGTCGAGCGGGTGCTGGAGGATCACCTGCGCGTCGCGCACCCCGAGGTGGAGCTGGCCGCCTACCCGGGCGGGCAGCGCGACGCCCTGCTGGTTGTCGGTGTCGAGTAG
- the recG gene encoding ATP-dependent DNA helicase RecG yields MTTFDEKLVSVLGKKSADALEAGLGLTTVGELLRHYPRRYDERGKLTEIAGLELGEHVTVQARVKSARQRRMKSRSGELLEAVITDGSSDLHLVFFGRGSRKVERELLPGREAMFAGKVGMFNGKLQLAHPDYQVLDGEGAAAADFAGALIPVYPAAQGIQSWNVSNCVEQVLAVWDGVAEDPLPGSLRAERGLVGLEKALRDIHRPDGWAAIAVAQQRLKWDEAMAVQLALAQRRRSATARPAPACPPRDGLVRDAFDARLPFELTAGQREVGEQIARDLSGEHPMNRLLQGEVGSGKTMVALRAMLQVVDAGRQAAMLAPTEVLAAQHARSLRELLGDLGQAGELGGAEHATRVTLLTGSMGAAARKRALLEIVSGEAGIVVGTHALIQDKVEFADLGLVVVDEQHRFGVEQRAALSGRAGGSTPHVLVMTATPIPRTVAMTVYGDLEVSALRELPGGRSPISTSVVPVASKPGWLDRAWQRIHEEVGKGHQVYVVCPRIGDGAAEDDADTPPKEDSGKGDGADRRPPLAVVDVANRLAEGPLRGLRIDVLHGRMAPDDKDAVMRAFAANEVQVLVATTVVEVGVNVPNATVMVIMDADRFGVSQLHQLRGRVGRGSAPGLCLLVTEMPDGTSTMERLRAVESTLDGFELAQLDLELRREGDILGAAQSGTRSGLRMLSLLRDEDVIAEARVVAQEVVEADPELTGHPGLAGLVAGLLDEERAEYLEKA; encoded by the coding sequence ATGACGACCTTCGACGAGAAGCTGGTGTCGGTGCTCGGCAAGAAGAGCGCCGACGCGCTGGAGGCCGGTCTCGGCCTGACCACCGTCGGCGAGCTGCTGCGCCACTACCCGCGCCGCTACGACGAGCGCGGCAAGCTGACCGAGATCGCCGGGCTGGAGCTGGGTGAGCACGTCACCGTGCAGGCGCGGGTGAAGAGCGCGCGGCAGCGGCGGATGAAGTCGCGCAGCGGCGAGCTGCTGGAGGCCGTGATCACCGACGGCAGCAGCGACCTGCACCTGGTGTTCTTCGGGCGCGGGTCGCGCAAGGTCGAGCGGGAGCTGCTGCCCGGCCGTGAGGCGATGTTCGCGGGCAAGGTCGGCATGTTCAACGGCAAGCTCCAGCTCGCCCACCCCGACTACCAGGTGCTCGACGGCGAGGGCGCCGCGGCGGCGGACTTCGCGGGCGCGCTCATCCCGGTGTACCCGGCGGCGCAGGGCATCCAGTCGTGGAACGTGTCCAACTGCGTCGAGCAGGTGCTCGCGGTGTGGGACGGCGTGGCCGAGGACCCGCTGCCGGGGTCGTTGCGCGCCGAACGGGGTCTGGTCGGCTTGGAGAAGGCGTTGCGCGACATCCACCGGCCGGACGGCTGGGCGGCGATCGCGGTCGCGCAGCAGCGGTTGAAGTGGGACGAGGCCATGGCCGTGCAGCTGGCGCTGGCCCAGCGCCGCCGCTCCGCCACCGCCCGCCCCGCGCCCGCGTGCCCGCCCCGGGACGGCCTGGTGCGCGACGCGTTCGACGCGCGGCTGCCGTTCGAGCTGACGGCGGGCCAGCGCGAGGTGGGCGAGCAGATCGCCCGCGACCTGTCCGGCGAGCACCCGATGAACCGGCTGCTCCAGGGGGAAGTCGGTTCGGGCAAGACGATGGTCGCGTTGCGGGCGATGTTGCAGGTCGTGGACGCGGGGCGGCAGGCGGCGATGCTCGCGCCGACCGAGGTGCTGGCGGCGCAGCACGCGCGGTCGTTGCGGGAGTTGTTGGGTGATCTCGGGCAGGCCGGGGAGCTGGGTGGGGCGGAGCACGCCACGCGGGTGACGCTGCTGACCGGGTCGATGGGCGCGGCGGCGCGGAAGCGGGCGTTGTTGGAGATCGTGTCCGGTGAGGCCGGGATCGTGGTCGGCACGCACGCGTTGATCCAGGACAAGGTGGAGTTCGCCGACCTGGGGCTGGTCGTGGTGGACGAGCAGCACCGGTTCGGCGTGGAGCAGCGGGCCGCGTTGAGCGGGCGCGCGGGTGGGTCGACGCCGCACGTGCTGGTGATGACGGCCACGCCGATCCCGCGCACGGTGGCGATGACGGTGTACGGCGACCTCGAGGTGTCCGCGTTGCGCGAGCTGCCCGGGGGCCGTTCGCCGATCAGCACGTCCGTGGTGCCGGTGGCGTCCAAGCCGGGGTGGCTCGACCGGGCGTGGCAGCGGATCCACGAGGAGGTCGGCAAGGGGCACCAGGTGTACGTGGTGTGCCCGCGCATCGGCGACGGGGCGGCGGAGGACGACGCCGACACGCCGCCGAAGGAGGACTCGGGCAAGGGCGACGGTGCGGACCGCAGGCCGCCGCTGGCGGTGGTGGACGTGGCGAACCGGTTGGCCGAGGGGCCGTTGCGCGGGTTGCGGATCGACGTCCTGCACGGCCGGATGGCGCCGGACGACAAGGACGCGGTGATGCGGGCGTTCGCGGCCAACGAGGTGCAGGTGCTCGTGGCCACGACCGTGGTCGAGGTGGGCGTGAACGTGCCCAACGCCACGGTCATGGTGATCATGGACGCGGACCGCTTCGGGGTGAGCCAGCTGCACCAGTTGCGCGGCCGGGTCGGCCGGGGCAGCGCGCCGGGGCTGTGCCTGCTGGTGACCGAGATGCCCGACGGCACGTCGACGATGGAGCGGCTGCGGGCCGTCGAGTCCACCCTGGACGGCTTCGAGCTGGCCCAGCTGGACCTGGAGCTGCGGCGCGAGGGCGACATCCTGGGCGCGGCGCAGTCGGGCACGCGGTCGGGGTTGAGGATGTTGTCGCTGCTGCGCGACGAGGACGTGATCGCCGAGGCGCGGGTGGTGGCGCAGGAGGTCGTGGAGGCGGACCCGGAGCTGACCGGGCACCCGGGGCTGGCCGGGCTGGTGGCCGGGCTGCTGGACGAGGAGCGCGCGGAGTACCTGGAGAAGGCGTAG